The sequence below is a genomic window from Candidatus Aminicenantes bacterium.
CCCGTCGACGCCGAGTGGCGCGGGCTGGGCTCCATCCCGGCCAGCGGCCTAGACCTGCGGCCCGCCTACGCCGGCCTCGACAGCCGCCGCCGTTTCGTCATCAAGAAAGAAACCGCCCCCCCGCGAAAGGGATGCCGCTGCGGCGACGTGCTGCGCGGCCTGATAGATCCCCCCGCCTGCCCCCTGTTCAACAAGGCCTGCCGTCCTGACCAACCGCTGGGACCGTGCATGGTTTCGGCCGAAGGCAGCTGCAGCGCCTGGGTGACCTATGGATAAGATACTGCTGGCCCACGGCGGCGGCGGCAGCAAGAGCGCCGAGCTGACCCGGCTCGTGTTCCAGCGTTTTTTGCGCGACCCACTGCTCCTGGAAATGGACGACGCCGCCCGCCTGCCCGGCCAGGTGTTCAGCACCGACAGCTTCGTGGTCAAGCC
It includes:
- a CDS encoding AIR synthase related protein, with the protein product MDKILLAHGGGGSKSAELTRLVFQRFLRDPLLLEMDDAARLPGQVFSTDSFVVKPLFFPGGDIGRLAVCGTVNDLAVMGAEPLYLSIAFIIEEGFQ